AAGGACAAATTGAAAATGATAACAAAAACGTTTGAACCAAAAGTTTGGCCTATTAATGTATCAAAGCGGAAATTGAATTATGGATATAAGAACGGCGACATCCAATTTTTCCTCTAATAAACGTCGGCCCCCCTACCATTATCTTCTTCAACGCAAATGTACACAAGATTCCCACTAAGAACATAGCCCCCGAAATCAGATACGAGTCGCTGATTCTGCCGATAAAGGATTTAAGATAAAGGAACCGTCAGCAGGTTACACTTCAAATGGAGCTTCCGGTGTTGGATTGTTGGGGAAGAAAACGGGAGAATTCTTCAACGGGATTCGAATAACACCGTTAGAATCGGTATTTCCATAGAACAATTGGTAAAATGCTTAATTTTCAAGACTGGTTATTTTTTTTAATTTGCTGTAATATGCTTCTTATGATTAAATTTCGCATACAAACATTTCAGGTTGTGATTCCTGCATACCAGGAGGAGGGGGGAACATGAGTGCAACCGAGATCCGTCAGTTGCTTAGAAAAATCAATAGGCAAATCACGCATATTGCAAACAGGGAATTGGCCAGGTTTTGCATTACTGTACCGCAAATCTTGGTGTTGAAGGAGGTACTTGGGGGCCCGAAAATGATCGGGCAGATCAGTGAAGCAGTGAATCTGTCAAACAGTACGGTATCTGGCATCGTGGATCGCCTGGAGAAACAAGGATTGGTTGAACGTCGGCGGGATCTTGATGATCGACGTGCAGTATGGATTTTCAAAACAGAGAAGTTTGAAGAAATCAAAAATCAGATTCCGGTGCTGCGGGACGATTATTTTTCTACATTATTGGAAGGGTTGTCGCAAACCGAACTGGACACCGTCGTCCGAACACTTCAACTATTATCCAATCATTTAGAGGAGAAGGATGGGAAGCAGCAATGAAGTTAAATCGAAAGCAGGTTTTGATCCTCATTCTTGCACTGATGGTGATCGTCGGTGGCGGCATCGGAGGTTATTTCTGGTACCAGTCGACTCATTATGTCAGTACAGATGATGCGCGTATCAGCGGGGATATTTATCGCGTGATGCCGAAAGTGGCAGGTAAGTTGAACACGTTGAATATTGATGTAGGTGACTATGTAGCGCAGAACCAGATTGTCGGCCAGCAGGATACGGTGGGGTTGCCAAATACAATGCTGGATCAAGCAACGCTGCGCTCGCCGATTTCAGGCATGGTCATTCAAAAAATGGCTGAACCGGGAGAAGTGGTGGCGCCAGGCCAAGCGATCGCCATGGTGGTGGATAAGCAAAAACTGTATGTGCAGGCCAATATCGAAGAAACCTACATTAATAAATTAAGCGTGGGTCAATTTGTCGAGTTTACGGTTGATACGTTTCCCGGCAAGCACTTCACTGGAAAGGTGAAGGAAATCGGGGAAGCGACCAATTCGACTTTTTCATTGCTGCCGCCTGTTAATACAAGTGGAAACTTCACCAAAGTAACGCAGCGTGTGCCGATCAAGATTTCAATTGACGACCAGCAAAATGTCAATTTGTCACCCGGTATGAGTGCTGTTATCAAAATTCATCTGAAATCGAACTGAGGGTGGAACGAGAATGAAACCAGAAGTATTGCAAAAAAGCCGAAAAACCAAGATCGTTTCGTTGCTTACTGTTTCGTTGCTTGGATGGGGAGGGATTGTTGGGTGCGGCAGCTCAACGCCCGCGTCGACTGCTTCGAATCAGGCAATTGATGTGAAGACATACACAGTGACAAAAGGCGTAATGGCAAGCGGTAAAGTGGTTGCCAACGATGAAATCCAGGTTGCATCGAAGTTGGCCGGTCGGGTAGCCGCCGTTAACGTACAGGAAGGTATGCACGTAGAAAAAGGCCAGGTACTGGTGGAGCTGGACTCGAAAGACTATCTGAGTCAGGTCCAGCAGGCGCAATCTGCTGTTCAGGCCGCCGAGGCAAACTATCAAAATACGAGAGATGGGGCGCGGCCGCAAGAAATTGCACAGTTGCAAAGTGCTGTCGATAGTGCGAAGGTAGCCTACGAAAATGCGCAGACCAATTTTGAACGCACCAAGAATCTTTATGCCAGTGGTGCGGTTCCGAAATCAAGTTATGATGATGCGGATCTGAAATTACAAAGTGCAAAAGCGACATATGAACAGGCGCAGCAAAAGCTCAGTTTGGCACAAGAGGGTGCCACCGCCAATCAGTTGAATGCGCTGCAAGCTCAGGTGAATCAAGCGAGAGCTGCGCTTCAGGCCGCGCAAAATGTATTGAGTGATTCGAAAATTGTCGCTCCCATTTCTGGAGTCGTGACCAAAAAGAATATCGATGCAGGTGAAATGGCGTCACCGTCCGTTCCGCTGTTAACTTTAGTCAATTTGGATGAGGCGGAAGTGCAAGTGAGTGTCCCGGATACGTCAGTATCTAAAATTAAAGCCGGGGATTCAGCAATTGTACACATCTCCAGTTTGGGAGACAAGCAATTTACGGGCACTGTATCGTTTGTCAGTCCAATCGCTGACACAAACAGCAGTTTGTTCCCCGTAAAAGTTAAATTGCCGAATCCGGATGGAACACTGAAAAGCGGGTTGGTAGCCGAAGTCCAGTTTGTGCCTTCCGGGCCGGTTCAACTCGAGATTCCGGTAACCACAGTGCTGCCGAAAGACGGCAAATTGTACGTGTTCAAAGTCAATGGAGATAAGGCGCAAATGGTGGAATTCAAAGGCAAGCAAAAAGATGCCAACTGGTATACGGTAGATTCCGGCGTCAGTGAATCCGATAAACTGGTAATCCGACCGAGCAACCTGCAGGATGGAGTAAAGGTTCGGGTTAATTAGGGGGGATTCAAGTGACAGACTCAGAGGCTGTCGGCGTTCAATCGAAACCGGACAACGAGAACAATTATTGGATTGCGTTAATTGCCGTCATTTTGGGTGCGTTCGTTGCGATTTTGAATAACAGTTTGATTAACGTTGCGTTGCCGAAACTGATGTCCGTATTCGGTTCGTCTCAGGATCATATTCAATGGGTTCTCACCGGTTACATGTTGGCATCAGGTATTATCATCCCTGTCAGCGGTTTTGTCGGAGAGAGATATGGATACAAGAAATCATATCTGATCGCGCTGTCAATTTTCGTTGCGTTTTCTTTCGCCTGCGCTGCCGCGTGGAGTGATAACACACTGATTGCATTCCGGATTTTACAGGGTATTGGCGGCGGTGTCATCATGCCGCTCAGTATGTCAATCATCTACAAAGTAGTGCCGCGCGAACAGGTCGGCATGGCGTTGGGACTTTGGGGAGTCGCCTCCATGGTGGCCCCGGCTGTAGGGCCCACCCTTAGCGGCTACTTAATTGAATATGTGAGCTGGCGGCTGCTGTTCCTGATGAATGTACCGATCGGTCTGGTCGCTATTTTGTTCGTCTTCTTTGCGCTGAAAGAAACGGAGACGAACAGCAGTTTGAAGTTGGATAAGTCAGGTGTTGTGTTATCGACCCTGACTGCAGGCAGTTTACTGTTGGCACTGAGTCAAGGGCAATCGGAAGGTTGGAGTTCGCTTTATATCATCAGCCTGTTTTTTGTTGCCGCATTCAGTTTGGCACTGCTGATCTGGGTGGAATCAGGAAAAGAAGATCCATTACTCGAAGTAAAGTTGTGGAAAAATCCGGTGTTTGCGATGAGTACGATCGGTTCCAGTCTGGTCATGATCGGTTTGTACGGCGGGATTTTTCTTACCCCTGTATATCTGCAGAACATTCAGGGACTTACACCGATTGATACCGGCTTGTTGTTGATGCCGCAAGCTTTGGCCATGGCAGCCATGATGCCTGTTGCAGGTAAATTGTTTGACAAGGTGGGAGTTGTTCCGCTGGGAGTAGTCGGGTTGACGATTCTCAGTATGATGACATTTGAACTTCATCGATTGACGATCGATACTCCGAATAGTTGGTTGAGGACAGTCATGATGATACGCGGAATTGGACTTGGATTGTGCATGATGCCGCTCACCACGGCAGGTATGAACGCCATTGCTGCTATTTCACCCCGGTTGATCGGGAAAGCTTCCGGTATGGGGAATGTGGTGCGGCAGGTGGCCGGTTCGTTTGGGATTGCGGTGATGACCACGATTATGCAGAATCGGCAGGCCTTGCATATCGTAGAATTTGGCTCTAATATTTCTTCGATAAACGCAATGATGGCGCAGGTTCAAACCGGATTGGCCAGTTATATTACATCCTTTGGGGTAGACGCGAAAACGGCTTCTGGTGGCGCTTTGTCAATTTTGATCGGATTAGCCCAAAAAGAAGCCGCCTCCCGGGCGATCGCAGAAACGTTTCTGGCCGCGTCGCTTCCCTTGTTTTGTACAATTCCTCTCGTCTTTCTCATGAGGCAGAAAAAGCCGAAGACACCACCTGTACCCGCTTCACCGCAAAATTCTTCAACCGCTGCAAATTGAAAGTAAGAAGAGCAAGAGATTTCTTGCTCTTCTTTTTTCGCGCTTTTTGATAGAATATTAAAGAAAAATTAAAGAACTTAGTGTAAACATTTATTGAAGGGAATTGTGAACTGGACGGAGGAGCATATGAAAAAGAGATGTGTAAGACTTGCTATTGCAGCAGTTTTCGCGGTTGCAACGTTGACAGCGGGTTGTTCCAGCAGCAAACCGACTGCAGGTCGACAGACCAAAGCTGTGCCTGTCAATACGATGTTGGTACAAACCGGATCTATCGGTGGCAGTGTTACGTTAACAGGACAGGTAGCGTCCAATGTACAAACTAAAGTGGTTTCTAAACAAAGCGGGAAAATCGCCAAAGTGTTTGTGAATATTGGCGATAAGGTTACAGCGGGGCAAACGTTGGCGCAGTTGGATA
The sequence above is a segment of the Effusibacillus dendaii genome. Coding sequences within it:
- a CDS encoding MarR family winged helix-turn-helix transcriptional regulator, coding for MSATEIRQLLRKINRQITHIANRELARFCITVPQILVLKEVLGGPKMIGQISEAVNLSNSTVSGIVDRLEKQGLVERRRDLDDRRAVWIFKTEKFEEIKNQIPVLRDDYFSTLLEGLSQTELDTVVRTLQLLSNHLEEKDGKQQ
- a CDS encoding HlyD family secretion protein → MKLNRKQVLILILALMVIVGGGIGGYFWYQSTHYVSTDDARISGDIYRVMPKVAGKLNTLNIDVGDYVAQNQIVGQQDTVGLPNTMLDQATLRSPISGMVIQKMAEPGEVVAPGQAIAMVVDKQKLYVQANIEETYINKLSVGQFVEFTVDTFPGKHFTGKVKEIGEATNSTFSLLPPVNTSGNFTKVTQRVPIKISIDDQQNVNLSPGMSAVIKIHLKSN
- a CDS encoding efflux RND transporter periplasmic adaptor subunit — protein: MKPEVLQKSRKTKIVSLLTVSLLGWGGIVGCGSSTPASTASNQAIDVKTYTVTKGVMASGKVVANDEIQVASKLAGRVAAVNVQEGMHVEKGQVLVELDSKDYLSQVQQAQSAVQAAEANYQNTRDGARPQEIAQLQSAVDSAKVAYENAQTNFERTKNLYASGAVPKSSYDDADLKLQSAKATYEQAQQKLSLAQEGATANQLNALQAQVNQARAALQAAQNVLSDSKIVAPISGVVTKKNIDAGEMASPSVPLLTLVNLDEAEVQVSVPDTSVSKIKAGDSAIVHISSLGDKQFTGTVSFVSPIADTNSSLFPVKVKLPNPDGTLKSGLVAEVQFVPSGPVQLEIPVTTVLPKDGKLYVFKVNGDKAQMVEFKGKQKDANWYTVDSGVSESDKLVIRPSNLQDGVKVRVN
- a CDS encoding DHA2 family efflux MFS transporter permease subunit, whose amino-acid sequence is MTDSEAVGVQSKPDNENNYWIALIAVILGAFVAILNNSLINVALPKLMSVFGSSQDHIQWVLTGYMLASGIIIPVSGFVGERYGYKKSYLIALSIFVAFSFACAAAWSDNTLIAFRILQGIGGGVIMPLSMSIIYKVVPREQVGMALGLWGVASMVAPAVGPTLSGYLIEYVSWRLLFLMNVPIGLVAILFVFFALKETETNSSLKLDKSGVVLSTLTAGSLLLALSQGQSEGWSSLYIISLFFVAAFSLALLIWVESGKEDPLLEVKLWKNPVFAMSTIGSSLVMIGLYGGIFLTPVYLQNIQGLTPIDTGLLLMPQALAMAAMMPVAGKLFDKVGVVPLGVVGLTILSMMTFELHRLTIDTPNSWLRTVMMIRGIGLGLCMMPLTTAGMNAIAAISPRLIGKASGMGNVVRQVAGSFGIAVMTTIMQNRQALHIVEFGSNISSINAMMAQVQTGLASYITSFGVDAKTASGGALSILIGLAQKEAASRAIAETFLAASLPLFCTIPLVFLMRQKKPKTPPVPASPQNSSTAAN